One stretch of Halapricum desulfuricans DNA includes these proteins:
- a CDS encoding DUF5820 family protein: MELASALPDGWSVWSEEAGRAVVVYRPDVFDSEAFPPPCLPTLYLTKGSRGRRPGRPEPAPDDPWYVTLSLEPDVTADRRRFDDRKVAVEETVELARAFADGEFDYRSLYQVPRDRYLDELDELTGRETNSTG; the protein is encoded by the coding sequence ATGGAACTGGCGAGTGCGCTGCCCGACGGGTGGTCGGTCTGGAGCGAGGAGGCGGGGCGGGCCGTAGTCGTCTACCGGCCGGATGTCTTCGACAGTGAGGCGTTCCCGCCGCCGTGTCTGCCGACGCTATATCTCACCAAGGGGTCGCGTGGTCGCCGTCCCGGCAGACCCGAACCGGCTCCGGACGATCCCTGGTACGTGACGCTGTCGCTGGAGCCGGACGTGACGGCCGATCGCCGGCGGTTCGACGACCGCAAGGTGGCGGTCGAGGAAACGGTCGAACTGGCGAGAGCCTTCGCCGACGGCGAATTCGACTACCGGTCGCTGTATCAGGTCCCGCGCGATCGATACCTCGACGAGCTCGACGAACTGACCGGACGTGAGACAAATTCGACGGGCTGA
- a CDS encoding UPF0179 family protein, with protein MAQLTLVGTRLAEVGQTFVYQGPAEACEGCPYRDQCLNLTEGRKYEIVTVRENASVLDCGVHDTGVQAVEVEPASIRANVASKGAYAGSKSQLEGPCPYTDCPSHEYCEPAGAEFDEQYTIDEVLGEPPHDYCMLDRDLTLVEFAPPDDA; from the coding sequence ATGGCTCAGCTCACGCTCGTCGGCACGCGCCTGGCGGAGGTCGGTCAGACGTTCGTCTATCAGGGGCCTGCCGAGGCCTGTGAGGGGTGTCCCTACCGCGATCAGTGTCTCAACCTCACCGAGGGCCGCAAGTACGAGATCGTCACAGTCAGAGAGAACGCCAGCGTGCTCGACTGTGGCGTCCACGACACCGGCGTGCAGGCCGTCGAAGTCGAACCCGCTTCGATCCGGGCGAACGTCGCCTCGAAGGGCGCTTACGCCGGGAGCAAGTCCCAGCTCGAGGGGCCCTGCCCGTACACGGACTGCCCCAGCCACGAGTACTGCGAGCCCGCCGGCGCCGAGTTCGACGAGCAGTACACGATCGACGAGGTGCTCGGCGAGCCGCCACACGACTACTGTATGCTGGATCGGGACCTGACGCTCGTCGAGTTCGCGCCCCCTGACGACGCTTGA
- a CDS encoding aminoacyl--tRNA ligase-related protein has product MRRSDAFLPTRRDSSSDSTDASDLLRRAGMVRSFGAGLWGLTPVGQRTRRKLLRHLRAVMSEVDGQEVHLPGLQYRDRWEQSGRWESFENEMFTLRNRDGQELCLAPSHEEGMVHLVDGRVRSYDDLPVLVYQIATKFRDDRPRNGLVRSKEFTMKDAYSFHASESSLGATYRRIREAYLRLFDDLGLTVAVVEADNSVMGGSRSEEFVAPVENGSHRLRFCRDCRFGVSDEHGDLERFEGGDDCPECGGTLTASEAIEVGHIFELGTRYSERMGLTVDLRDGSSRDVLMGSYGIGVERLLQTIAQQHADTDGLSWPVTGWGSIAPFRAAIVPIGDDESVRETAETLYARCGPDDVLLFDGDRSPGERFAESDLLGIPVKLILGNQFRETGNVELEFRDGQTDYATPGDVPEIVSRFAAGRSGG; this is encoded by the coding sequence ATGCGTCGGAGTGACGCGTTCTTGCCCACCAGACGGGATAGCTCAAGCGACAGCACCGACGCGAGCGACCTCCTCCGGCGTGCGGGGATGGTCCGGTCGTTCGGTGCCGGTCTCTGGGGGCTGACGCCCGTCGGGCAGCGAACCAGACGGAAACTGCTCCGGCATCTCAGGGCCGTCATGTCCGAAGTCGACGGGCAGGAGGTCCACCTTCCCGGCCTGCAGTATCGCGACCGCTGGGAGCAGAGCGGCCGCTGGGAGAGCTTCGAGAACGAGATGTTCACGCTCCGGAACCGCGACGGACAGGAGCTGTGTCTGGCGCCCAGCCACGAGGAGGGGATGGTCCACCTCGTCGACGGACGCGTGCGGTCGTACGACGACCTTCCCGTGCTGGTCTATCAGATCGCGACGAAGTTCCGTGACGACCGGCCCCGGAACGGGCTGGTCCGGAGCAAGGAGTTCACGATGAAAGACGCGTACAGTTTCCACGCGAGCGAGTCGTCGCTCGGAGCGACCTACCGCCGGATCCGCGAGGCGTATCTGCGACTCTTCGACGACCTCGGGCTGACGGTCGCGGTGGTCGAGGCCGACAACAGCGTCATGGGCGGCTCGCGCTCGGAGGAATTTGTCGCTCCCGTCGAGAACGGGAGCCATCGACTCCGCTTCTGTCGGGACTGCCGGTTCGGCGTCTCGGACGAACACGGTGATCTCGAGCGCTTCGAGGGCGGCGACGACTGCCCCGAATGCGGCGGGACGCTGACAGCCAGCGAGGCGATCGAAGTCGGCCATATCTTCGAGCTCGGGACGCGCTACTCCGAACGGATGGGACTGACCGTCGATCTGCGGGACGGTAGCAGTCGCGACGTGCTGATGGGGAGCTACGGGATCGGCGTCGAGCGGCTCCTGCAGACCATCGCACAGCAGCACGCCGACACGGACGGACTCTCTTGGCCCGTCACGGGGTGGGGCTCAATCGCGCCCTTCCGGGCAGCAATCGTCCCCATCGGTGACGACGAGAGCGTCCGCGAGACGGCGGAGACGCTCTACGCCCGCTGTGGCCCCGACGACGTCCTCCTGTTCGACGGGGACCGGTCTCCCGGCGAGCGCTTCGCGGAGAGCGACCTGCTCGGGATCCCCGTCAAGTTGATCCTCGGGAACCAGTTCCGCGAAACCGGAAACGTCGAACTGGAGTTTCGCGACGGGCAGACGGACTACGCAACTCCCGGTGACGTCCCCGAAATCGTCTCACGGTTCGCGGCGGGCCGTTCCGGCGGATAG
- a CDS encoding succinylglutamate desuccinylase/aspartoacylase domain-containing protein produces MRVEQLGAGEPSVAVVGAIHGDEPCGVTAIDRLLASEPPIERPVKLIVANERALAAEQRYCEEDLNRAFPGDTDGSTHESRLAAELAAELDGCTTLALHSTQSYEEPFAIVRRAGGRSEELARRLPVEAIVETGPFDDGRLFQSVETLVEVEAGYQGSTVAADNATRVVREFLRATGVLADQPPLEPREHEVYRLDDVVPKREAEEYEVYVSNFERVEAGDAFAAADGERVVADEPFYPVLLSAYGYEDVFGYTAKKRDNIV; encoded by the coding sequence ATGCGAGTCGAACAGCTCGGTGCTGGCGAACCGTCCGTCGCAGTCGTGGGCGCGATTCACGGTGACGAACCGTGTGGCGTGACGGCGATCGACCGTCTACTGGCGTCTGAGCCACCCATCGAGCGACCTGTGAAGTTGATCGTCGCGAACGAGCGAGCGCTGGCGGCCGAACAGCGCTACTGCGAGGAGGACCTCAACCGGGCGTTCCCGGGCGATACCGACGGTTCGACACACGAATCGCGGCTCGCGGCCGAGCTGGCGGCCGAACTCGACGGCTGTACGACGCTGGCGCTGCACTCGACGCAGTCCTACGAGGAGCCGTTCGCGATCGTCAGGCGGGCGGGCGGCCGGTCGGAGGAACTGGCCCGTCGGCTGCCGGTCGAGGCGATCGTCGAGACCGGTCCGTTCGACGACGGGCGACTGTTCCAGTCGGTCGAGACGCTCGTCGAGGTCGAGGCCGGCTATCAGGGATCGACGGTCGCTGCGGACAACGCTACTCGAGTCGTCCGGGAGTTCCTGCGGGCGACGGGCGTGCTGGCCGACCAGCCGCCGCTCGAACCACGCGAGCACGAGGTCTACAGGCTCGACGACGTCGTCCCGAAGCGAGAGGCAGAGGAGTACGAGGTCTACGTTTCTAACTTCGAACGCGTCGAGGCCGGCGACGCCTTCGCCGCGGCCGACGGCGAGCGGGTCGTCGCCGACGAACCGTTCTACCCCGTGTTGCTGTCGGCGTACGGTTACGAGGACGTCTTCGGGTACACGGCGAAAAAGCGGGACAACATCGTGTGA
- a CDS encoding methyl-accepting chemotaxis protein, which produces MSESNIDRDIDRDIDELEENIDRSAGYDHEAASEIQTSVAKLEDSSVEIAEQADYIKELTAEQYQGIDKVSDEISNLSAAVEEVASSTQQVSASSQEAERLAERGQGVADETVDVMESIREASESVSEDVRTIQESVEEIDEVVEIINDIADQTNMLALNASIEAARAGEAGEGFGVVADEVKSLAEQAQQEATRIEEMVADIQGDTENAVASLEENNEEIERGLDSVGEAVDILEELGEAVQEINAGIQEVADATDEQAASAEEIASMVDQSTTNAEEIADEVERIVVEIDDQTGQIVDINQAVDDLVEDLARNTATADD; this is translated from the coding sequence ATGTCTGAATCAAATATCGATCGCGACATCGACCGGGATATCGACGAACTCGAGGAGAATATCGACCGGAGCGCGGGATACGACCACGAGGCCGCAAGCGAGATCCAGACGTCAGTTGCGAAATTGGAGGACTCCTCGGTCGAGATCGCCGAACAGGCGGACTACATCAAGGAACTCACCGCCGAACAGTATCAGGGGATCGACAAGGTCTCCGACGAGATATCGAATCTCAGTGCGGCCGTCGAAGAGGTGGCCTCCTCGACGCAGCAGGTCTCGGCGTCCAGTCAGGAGGCCGAGCGGCTCGCCGAACGGGGGCAAGGCGTCGCCGACGAGACGGTCGACGTGATGGAATCGATCAGAGAGGCGTCCGAGAGCGTCAGCGAAGACGTCCGAACGATCCAGGAAAGCGTCGAAGAGATCGACGAGGTCGTCGAAATCATCAACGATATCGCCGACCAGACGAACATGCTGGCACTGAACGCCTCGATCGAGGCCGCTCGTGCGGGCGAGGCCGGTGAGGGGTTCGGCGTGGTCGCTGACGAGGTGAAATCGCTGGCCGAGCAGGCCCAACAGGAGGCTACCAGGATAGAGGAGATGGTCGCGGACATCCAGGGCGATACCGAGAACGCCGTCGCCAGTCTCGAAGAGAACAACGAGGAGATCGAACGCGGACTCGACAGCGTCGGCGAGGCCGTCGACATCCTCGAAGAGCTCGGCGAGGCGGTTCAGGAAATCAACGCCGGGATCCAGGAGGTCGCTGATGCCACCGACGAGCAGGCCGCCTCGGCCGAGGAGATCGCCAGTATGGTCGATCAGTCGACGACTAACGCCGAGGAGATCGCAGACGAGGTCGAGCGGATCGTCGTCGAGATCGACGACCAGACCGGACAGATCGTCGATATCAATCAGGCTGTCGACGACCTCGTCGAGGATCTCGCCCGCAACACTGCCACGGCCGACGACTAG
- a CDS encoding adenosylhomocysteinase — protein MTGEPISEQLEDVESAVESGRRKIDWARQHMSIVESLRRDFEADQPLAGETVAMAMHVEATTAVLTEALAAAGAEVAITGCNPLSTHDDVSAALDAHDNITSYAKRGVDDEAYYDAMHSVLDHDPTITIDDGADLVFLVHEEYPELIDSIVGGCEETTTGVHRLRAMDDDGALEYPMFAVNDTPMKRLFDNVHGTGEASMVAIELTTNLSIAGKTVVVGGYGQCGKGVAKKASGMNADVIVTEIDPRRALEAHMEGFEVTTMDEAARDGDIFVTTTGNRDVITEQHFEVMQDGALLANAGHFDVEINLEDLESMAEEVIEARDGVTGYVMPDGRQLNVLAEGRLVNLAAPKAEGHPVEVMDQSFGIQAVAAREMATNGDQYDAGVHEIPDRLDREVAEIKLDAEGIAIDELTPEQREYMDSWQHGT, from the coding sequence ATGACAGGAGAGCCCATCTCCGAGCAGCTTGAGGACGTCGAATCGGCCGTCGAGTCGGGGCGCAGGAAGATCGACTGGGCGCGCCAGCACATGTCGATCGTCGAGTCACTCCGGAGAGACTTCGAGGCCGACCAGCCGCTGGCCGGCGAGACGGTCGCGATGGCGATGCACGTCGAGGCCACGACGGCCGTCCTGACCGAGGCGCTGGCGGCCGCGGGTGCGGAGGTCGCGATCACCGGCTGTAACCCGCTGTCGACTCACGACGACGTGAGCGCGGCGCTTGACGCACACGACAACATCACCTCTTACGCCAAACGCGGTGTCGACGACGAGGCCTACTACGACGCGATGCACAGCGTGCTCGACCACGACCCGACGATCACCATCGACGACGGCGCGGATCTGGTCTTTCTCGTCCACGAGGAGTATCCCGAGTTGATCGACTCGATCGTCGGCGGCTGTGAGGAGACGACCACAGGCGTCCACCGCCTGCGCGCGATGGACGACGACGGCGCGCTGGAGTACCCGATGTTCGCCGTCAACGACACGCCGATGAAGCGGCTGTTCGACAACGTCCACGGCACCGGCGAGGCCTCGATGGTCGCGATCGAGCTCACGACGAACCTCTCGATCGCCGGCAAGACCGTCGTCGTCGGCGGCTACGGCCAGTGTGGCAAGGGCGTCGCCAAGAAGGCCTCGGGTATGAACGCCGACGTGATCGTCACTGAAATCGACCCGCGTCGGGCACTGGAAGCCCACATGGAGGGCTTCGAGGTCACGACGATGGACGAGGCCGCACGGGACGGCGACATCTTCGTGACGACGACCGGCAACCGCGACGTCATCACCGAACAGCACTTCGAGGTCATGCAGGACGGCGCGCTGCTGGCCAACGCCGGCCACTTCGACGTCGAGATCAACCTCGAGGACCTCGAATCGATGGCAGAGGAGGTCATCGAGGCGCGCGACGGCGTCACCGGCTACGTCATGCCCGACGGCCGCCAGCTCAACGTCCTCGCGGAGGGGCGGCTGGTCAACCTCGCCGCGCCGAAAGCCGAGGGCCACCCGGTCGAAGTGATGGACCAGAGCTTCGGGATCCAGGCGGTCGCCGCCCGGGAGATGGCGACCAATGGCGACCAGTACGACGCCGGCGTCCACGAGATCCCCGACCGACTCGACCGCGAGGTGGCGGAGATCAAACTGGACGCGGAAGGCATCGCGATCGACGAGCTAACCCCGGAACAGCGCGAGTACATGGACTCCTGGCAGCACGGGACCTAG
- a CDS encoding alpha/beta hydrolase, with protein sequence MSASRVVVERDVPFRELGGRTLGLDTYRPAETDSNPAVVYVHGGAWRAGSKGQFSRYAVEFAGRGYVGVNPNYRLAPDATVPEMVADVLAGVRWSREHADSLGIDPDRIAIAGHSAGAHLAALAALAPGEFRPDGTDDLSLAALAGFSGAYDVREDRYEPLVGDGPDAAERASPIAWVGADAPPTFLAHAVDDETVQIDETDAFYEELLSAGVPVDRFRADGGGHTFLYDDMGWYEKTVERLGAFLDRHC encoded by the coding sequence ATGTCCGCATCGCGCGTCGTCGTCGAACGAGATGTGCCGTTCCGCGAGCTCGGCGGTCGCACGCTGGGCCTGGATACGTATCGGCCGGCCGAGACCGACTCCAACCCGGCCGTTGTCTACGTCCACGGTGGAGCCTGGCGGGCCGGGAGTAAGGGGCAGTTCAGCCGCTACGCGGTCGAGTTCGCCGGTCGCGGCTACGTCGGCGTGAACCCGAACTACCGGCTCGCGCCGGACGCGACGGTCCCGGAGATGGTCGCGGACGTGCTGGCCGGCGTCCGCTGGTCTCGTGAGCACGCCGACTCGCTGGGCATCGACCCCGACCGGATCGCCATCGCCGGCCACTCGGCGGGCGCGCACCTCGCCGCACTGGCCGCGCTCGCACCCGGGGAGTTTCGCCCGGATGGCACTGACGACCTATCGCTGGCAGCGCTGGCGGGATTCAGCGGGGCTTACGACGTCCGCGAGGACAGGTACGAACCGCTCGTCGGTGACGGCCCCGACGCCGCCGAGCGGGCGTCTCCGATCGCGTGGGTCGGTGCGGACGCACCGCCGACGTTTCTCGCCCACGCTGTCGACGACGAAACCGTCCAGATCGACGAGACTGACGCCTTCTATGAGGAACTGCTCTCGGCCGGCGTCCCGGTCGATCGGTTCCGGGCCGACGGCGGCGGCCACACGTTCCTGTACGACGACATGGGCTGGTACGAGAAGACGGTCGAACGACTGGGAGCGTTCCTCGATCGGCACTGCTGA
- a CDS encoding aldo/keto reductase: MGLANRSDTFDLDGETTIHRLGYGAMRLTGDDIIGRPEDEDEARRVLHQALALGVDFIDTADSYGPGVSERLIREALAPYPDDLVVATKGGLLRNTDGDWLPQGDPDYLRNAVLASRDRLGVETIDLYQYHRPDPDTPFEDSVHALAEMKDEGLLRHVGLSNVSVEQLETAREIVDVATVQNQYNVADREDEDVLRACESYDIGFIPWFPLGAGELDGKAADLDAIAEAHDATRYQVALAWLLQHSPVTLPIPGTSSIEHLKENVAATEIELRDDELARLRE; encoded by the coding sequence ATGGGACTTGCGAACCGAAGTGACACCTTCGATCTCGACGGCGAGACGACGATCCACCGGCTCGGGTACGGCGCGATGCGACTGACCGGCGATGACATCATCGGCCGGCCAGAAGACGAAGACGAGGCACGACGAGTGCTCCATCAGGCGCTCGCGCTGGGCGTCGACTTCATCGACACGGCCGACTCGTACGGCCCGGGCGTCAGCGAACGGCTCATCCGCGAGGCGCTCGCACCGTATCCGGACGACCTCGTCGTCGCGACCAAGGGCGGGCTCCTGCGAAACACCGACGGCGACTGGCTCCCGCAGGGCGACCCCGATTACCTGCGCAACGCCGTCCTCGCGAGCCGGGATCGGCTGGGCGTCGAGACGATCGACCTCTATCAGTATCACCGCCCGGACCCGGACACGCCATTCGAGGACTCGGTGCACGCGCTCGCGGAGATGAAAGACGAGGGGCTGCTCCGCCACGTCGGGCTGAGCAACGTCTCCGTCGAGCAACTCGAGACGGCGCGCGAGATCGTCGACGTCGCCACCGTCCAGAACCAGTACAACGTCGCCGACCGCGAGGACGAGGACGTCCTGCGGGCCTGCGAATCGTACGACATCGGGTTCATCCCGTGGTTCCCGCTCGGGGCGGGCGAACTCGACGGGAAGGCGGCCGACCTCGACGCGATCGCCGAAGCCCACGACGCCACGCGCTATCAGGTCGCGCTGGCGTGGCTGCTCCAGCACTCGCCGGTCACGCTCCCGATTCCCGGCACCTCGAGCATAGAGCACCTGAAAGAGAACGTCGCCGCCACCGAGATCGAGTTGCGTGACGACGAACTGGCGCGCCTGCGAGAGTAA
- a CDS encoding KEOPS complex subunit Pcc1, with protein sequence MDHEAVFTAVYESNEHARRVERSVELEAGDIEGDRTVASVDRDGDRLTVTVEAADLIALRAGINTWLSLVDVAERCGGVEAAAR encoded by the coding sequence ATGGACCACGAGGCCGTTTTCACTGCCGTCTACGAGTCCAACGAACACGCGCGCCGCGTCGAACGCAGCGTCGAACTCGAAGCCGGCGACATCGAGGGCGATCGTACGGTCGCGTCTGTCGACCGCGACGGCGACCGACTGACCGTCACGGTCGAAGCGGCGGACTTGATCGCGCTGCGTGCCGGGATCAACACCTGGCTGTCGCTGGTCGACGTCGCCGAACGCTGCGGCGGCGTCGAAGCAGCTGCCCGGTGA
- a CDS encoding DNA-directed RNA polymerase subunit P, with amino-acid sequence MSYKCSRCKRDVELDSYGGVRCPYCGHRVLLKERAPDVKEVDVE; translated from the coding sequence ATGAGCTACAAGTGTTCTCGCTGCAAGCGCGACGTCGAACTGGACTCCTACGGCGGCGTCCGCTGTCCCTACTGCGGACACCGGGTGCTCCTCAAGGAGCGCGCCCCGGACGTCAAGGAAGTCGACGTCGAATAG
- a CDS encoding 50S ribosomal protein L37ae — translation MAEKRTGSAGRFGARYGRVARRRVAEIEAEMNDDHTCPSCGEDRVDRQGTGIWECQACGYAFTGGAYQPETPAGQTVRRSIRAALSEDED, via the coding sequence ATGGCCGAGAAACGCACCGGGAGCGCGGGCCGGTTCGGTGCCCGCTACGGGCGCGTCGCCCGGCGTCGCGTCGCCGAGATCGAAGCGGAAATGAACGACGATCACACCTGTCCCAGCTGCGGCGAGGACCGCGTCGACCGTCAGGGGACCGGAATCTGGGAGTGTCAGGCCTGCGGGTACGCCTTCACCGGCGGTGCCTACCAGCCCGAGACGCCCGCCGGGCAGACCGTCCGACGGTCGATTCGCGCAGCGCTCTCCGAGGACGAAGACTAA
- a CDS encoding DUF2103 domain-containing protein has protein sequence MECRQCASPLERPGDYCLVCRTHNADAVVLDLDRERARIVSLLEDSVVGEHTITTTPESDGEAEVVELRNFAGLVADEVRRKRPEEVYVTGDRTVIERLRGQLHYPFYRVRADDPVEHVLERRGEPALDVVDAAPAEKLGGSHSTLIGGRDGQRAIRTVAGHPHVKKVIPGPIDAGGSGSRTGVRAKATRAGTDGNVRLLIRDGSSVQENRVVTTAGDRQLGEHVRADLNEALAEADLRDES, from the coding sequence ATGGAGTGTCGGCAGTGTGCCTCGCCGCTTGAGCGTCCCGGCGACTACTGTCTGGTCTGTCGGACGCACAACGCCGACGCCGTCGTGCTCGATCTCGACCGCGAGCGGGCGCGGATCGTCTCGCTGCTCGAGGACTCGGTCGTCGGCGAGCACACGATCACCACCACGCCCGAGAGCGACGGCGAAGCCGAGGTGGTCGAACTCCGGAACTTCGCCGGACTCGTGGCCGACGAGGTCCGGCGCAAGCGCCCCGAGGAGGTCTACGTCACGGGCGACCGGACCGTGATCGAGCGCCTGCGCGGCCAGTTGCACTACCCCTTCTATCGGGTTCGGGCCGACGACCCCGTCGAGCACGTCCTCGAACGGCGGGGCGAACCCGCGCTGGACGTCGTCGACGCCGCGCCCGCGGAGAAACTCGGCGGCAGCCACTCGACGCTGATCGGGGGCCGCGACGGCCAGCGCGCGATCCGGACGGTGGCCGGCCACCCCCACGTCAAGAAGGTCATCCCCGGGCCGATCGACGCCGGCGGAAGCGGCTCCCGGACGGGCGTCCGCGCGAAGGCGACCCGGGCCGGCACGGACGGCAACGTCCGGCTGCTCATCCGGGACGGCTCGAGCGTCCAGGAGAACCGCGTCGTGACGACCGCCGGGGATCGACAGCTCGGCGAACACGTCCGCGCCGACCTCAACGAGGCGCTGGCCGAGGCGGATCTGCGCGACGAGTCCTGA
- the truD gene encoding tRNA pseudouridine(13) synthase TruD: MREAHPLEAAVGIDYYVSDAAGIGGRLRESPEHFRVEEIETVDPEPPSADPGAYPHVLLRATLREWDTNDFAGALSDRLGISRERIDWAGTKDKYAVTTQLFTVRKGDPDALATVDLPETDIEILGRSGRGLQFGDLAGNRFEITVTGADQTDTIESITDDLRSFGGDRVGVPNVFGQQRFGSRRAITHEVGLAIVRREWEQAVRTYVGNPSERERERTRTARATVEDCWERREWQRALEAMPAYLGYERAMLQRLVELDGDEPADFRSALTALPSNLQRLLVNAAQSYAFNRICSERLRRGLPFDEPVEGDVICFADSDASPDLELPDTDRTQLVTERRVGTARRHVERGRAFVTAPLVGTDTEFGAGEPAEIARDVLDDLELEPADFDLPGEFESSGTRRAILVRTDLEVSGDPPTFSFALPKGSYATVLLREYMKAPPDDLA, encoded by the coding sequence ATGCGCGAGGCACACCCACTCGAGGCAGCCGTCGGGATCGACTACTACGTCAGCGACGCGGCGGGGATCGGCGGTCGACTCCGCGAGTCGCCCGAACACTTCCGGGTCGAGGAGATCGAGACCGTCGATCCCGAGCCGCCGTCGGCCGATCCCGGGGCGTATCCACACGTCCTCCTGCGGGCCACGCTCCGGGAGTGGGACACCAACGACTTCGCGGGCGCGCTGTCGGACCGACTGGGGATCAGCCGCGAGCGGATCGACTGGGCCGGCACGAAGGACAAGTACGCGGTCACGACGCAGCTGTTCACCGTCCGGAAGGGCGATCCGGACGCGCTCGCGACCGTCGACCTGCCGGAGACGGATATCGAGATACTGGGTCGATCCGGGCGCGGCCTGCAGTTCGGCGATCTGGCGGGCAACCGTTTCGAGATCACGGTCACGGGGGCCGATCAGACCGACACGATCGAGTCGATCACCGACGACCTGCGATCGTTCGGCGGCGACAGAGTGGGCGTGCCAAACGTCTTCGGCCAGCAGCGCTTCGGCAGTCGACGGGCGATCACCCACGAGGTCGGACTGGCGATCGTCCGCCGCGAGTGGGAGCAGGCCGTCCGGACCTACGTCGGAAATCCCAGCGAGCGCGAACGCGAGCGAACGCGGACGGCACGCGCGACTGTCGAGGACTGCTGGGAGCGTCGCGAGTGGCAGCGGGCGCTCGAGGCGATGCCGGCGTACCTGGGCTATGAACGGGCGATGTTGCAGCGACTCGTCGAACTCGACGGCGACGAGCCGGCCGACTTCCGGTCGGCGCTGACCGCGCTGCCGAGCAACCTCCAGCGCCTGCTGGTCAACGCCGCCCAGTCGTACGCGTTCAACCGGATCTGCTCGGAGCGACTCCGCCGCGGGCTGCCGTTCGACGAACCGGTCGAGGGCGACGTGATCTGCTTCGCCGACAGCGACGCCTCTCCGGATCTGGAGTTGCCAGACACGGACCGGACGCAACTGGTCACCGAGCGCCGCGTCGGGACGGCGCGCCGACACGTCGAACGCGGCCGGGCGTTCGTGACCGCGCCGCTGGTCGGGACCGACACCGAGTTCGGCGCGGGCGAGCCGGCCGAGATCGCGCGTGACGTGCTCGACGATCTCGAGCTCGAACCGGCCGATTTCGATCTGCCCGGCGAGTTCGAATCGTCGGGCACCCGACGGGCGATACTGGTGCGGACCGATCTCGAGGTGTCGGGCGATCCGCCGACGTTCTCCTTCGCGCTCCCGAAAGGGTCCTACGCGACCGTCCTGCTCCGGGAGTACATGAAGGCCCCGCCCGACGACCTCGCGTGA
- a CDS encoding SRPBCC family protein yields MVTVSRSIHIDAPVEDVFAYLDDPRNHAEVTPSLAEVRNVEALDNGGKRVEHTYKMAGVGLDGELIERVHEENERMVFEMRGSLTGEIEIETTAADGGTELRYSAEYELPGKVLATVAKPFVRRYNERELRTTLENTKTRLEAGS; encoded by the coding sequence ATGGTCACAGTCAGTCGATCGATCCACATCGATGCCCCCGTTGAGGACGTGTTCGCGTACCTGGACGATCCCCGAAACCACGCGGAGGTGACACCGAGTCTGGCGGAAGTCCGCAACGTCGAGGCGCTCGACAACGGCGGCAAACGTGTCGAACACACCTACAAGATGGCCGGCGTGGGACTCGACGGCGAACTCATCGAGCGGGTCCACGAGGAAAACGAGCGGATGGTCTTCGAGATGCGCGGGAGCCTCACGGGCGAGATCGAGATCGAGACCACGGCGGCCGACGGCGGGACGGAACTGCGGTACAGCGCCGAGTACGAACTTCCGGGAAAAGTTCTCGCAACAGTGGCCAAGCCGTTCGTCCGCCGGTACAACGAGCGGGAGTTGCGAACGACGCTGGAAAACACGAAGACGCGGCTCGAAGCCGGCAGTTGA